The following proteins are co-located in the Acanthochromis polyacanthus isolate Apoly-LR-REF ecotype Palm Island chromosome 7, KAUST_Apoly_ChrSc, whole genome shotgun sequence genome:
- the LOC110953062 gene encoding transmembrane protein 150A, translated as MTAWIVLPVSLSAFSITGIWIVYAMAVMNHHVCPVENWSYNVTCTEELPRPGFPKTCCTIQDIPLISKCGSYPPESCLFSLIGNVGAFMVVMVCLLRYAQVIEHSHRCWVNTSALVSGCTNAIGLVMVGNFQVDHAKSLHYVGAGVAFPAGLLFVCLQCVLTYRVAVTALDYWMAHFRVALALGAMVSLVLSGIFFIHESFILQHAAAICEWVFTVDILVFYGTFTYEFGTVTSETMMAGLQQSHHHGSGVIMGPRARGSTLGGATKGLKSPGGSSTSTHLNCTPESIAML; from the exons ATGACTGCCTGGATCgtcctgcctgtcagcctgtcTGCCTTCTCCATCACAGGAATATGGATAGT GTATGCCATGGCTGTGATGAATCACCATGTCTGTCCTGTGGAGAACTG GTCTTACAATGTAACATGCACAGAGGAGCTGCCACGACCAGGCTTCCCCAAGACATGCTGTACCATCCAGGACATCCCCCTCATCAG TAAATGTGGATCTTACCCTCCTGAAAGCTGCCTGTTCAGCCTAATCGGCAACGTTGGAGCCTTCATGG TGGTGATGGTGTGCCTTCTGCGCTACGCCCAGGTGATCGAGCACAGCCACCGATGTTGGGTCAACACCAGCGCTCTGGTGTCCGGCTGCACCAACGCCATTGGTCTGGTCATGGTGGGAAACTTCCAG GTGGATCACGCCAAATCTCTTCACTATGTGGGGGCCGGCGTTGCATTTCCAGCAgggctgctgtttgtgtgccTGCAGTGTGTGCTCACCTACCGGGTGGCTGTGACTGCCCTCGACTACTGGATGGCCCATTTCCGGGTGGCTCTGGCACTGGGAGCCATGGTCTCCCTCGTCCTCA GCGGCATCTTCTTCATCCATGAGAGCTTCATCCTGCAGCACGCCGCGGCCATCTGCGAGTGGGTCTTCACCGTGGACATCCTGGTCTTCTATGGCACCTTCACCTACGAGTTCGGCACTGTCACCAGTGAGACCATGATGGCGGGCCTGCAGCAGAGCCACCACCACGGCTCAGGGGTCATCATGGGCCCCAGGGCCCGGGGCTCCACGCTGGGCGGGGCAACCAAGGGCCTCAAGTCCCCTGGGGGAAGCAGCACATCCACACATCTTAATTGTACCCCAGAGAGCATAGCCATGTTGTAG